Within Nocardia terpenica, the genomic segment GGATCGTCCAGGAGGAGACCTTCGGCCCGATCCTGACGGTGGAGCGGTTCAGCACCGAGGACGAGGCGATCCGGCTCGGCAACGACACCGAGTACGGTCTGTCGGCCGGGGTCCGCACCTCCGACGCGGCGCGCGGCGAGCGCATGGTGCGCGCGCTCCGGCACGGCACGGTGTGGCTCAACGACTTCGGTTATTACACCGCCGCCGCGGAATGGGGCGGGTTCAAGAAATCCGGGAACGGCCGGGAGCTCGGCGCCACGGGGCTCGCGGAATATCAAGAGCTCAAACACATCTGGCACAACACGGCACCGAAGCCTGCGGGGTGGTTCAAGGGCGTCTAGACGAGCACTTCACGTTCGGCCCGGACGGGCCCGTACCGCGAAAGGCATTGCAACGTCATGACAGTCACGCAACCACCCCGGGGGTCCGACTCCAACGGGTTGGCGGACTTCGGTTATCGCGAAACACTCGATCGAAGTATCGGGAAGTTCGCCAGCTTCGCCGCCGGTGTCAGTTACATCTCGATCCTCACCGGCACATTCCAGCTGTTCTATTTCGGGTTCGGCACCGCGGGTCCGGCGTACCTGTGGTCGTGGCCCCTGGTATTCGTCGGGCAGCTGGCGGTGGCGCTGTGCTTCATGGAGCTGTCCGCGCGATACCCGGTGGCCGGTTCGGTCTACAACTGGTCGAAGGCGCTGGGCAGCAGGATCGTCGGGTGGTCGTCGGGCTGGCTGATGCTCACGGCGTCCGTCGTGACGCTGTCGGCGGTGGTGCTGGCGTTGCAGCTGAACCTGCCCCGGCTGTGGCGCGGGTTCCAGCTGATCGGTGACGGCAGCGGGCGACACGATTTCGCCGCCAATGCGGTGCTGCTGGGCACCGTACTGATCGTCTTCACCACCCTGGTGAACGCCTTCGGCGTGCGGCTGATGGCGATGATCAACAGCGCCGGGGTGTTCATCGAGTTGATCGCCGCGGTACTGATCGCGATCCTGTTGGCGGCCAACGCGACTCGCGGCCCGCAGGTGTTCTTCTCCACGCACGGCTACGGCGCCGGTGAGACGGGCGGTTACCTGGGCGCGTTCCTGGTGGCCTCGCTCGCCTCCGGCTACGTGATGTACGGCTTCGACACCGCGAGTTCGCTGGGCGAGGAGACGGTGCAGCCGCGGCGCACGGCGCCCAGGGCCATCCTGCGGGCGCTGCTCGCGTCCTTCGTCATCGGGGGCGCCATCCTGGTTTTCGGCGTGATGGCGGCGCCCGACCTGTCGGATCCGAACATCGGCGCCAACGGCGGCGGCCTGCAATACATCGTGAAGCAGGTGATGTGGGGCCCGCTGGGCACGATCTTCCTGTGCTGCATCGTGGTGGCGGTGACGGTGTGCGCGCTGGCCGTGCACACCGCCGCGATCCGGCTGGCCTTCGCGATGGCCCGCGACAACGCGCTGCCGTTCGGCGAGAAGCTGGCTCGGGTGCACAGCAGGACACAGACGCC encodes:
- a CDS encoding APC family permease — encoded protein: MTVTQPPRGSDSNGLADFGYRETLDRSIGKFASFAAGVSYISILTGTFQLFYFGFGTAGPAYLWSWPLVFVGQLAVALCFMELSARYPVAGSVYNWSKALGSRIVGWSSGWLMLTASVVTLSAVVLALQLNLPRLWRGFQLIGDGSGRHDFAANAVLLGTVLIVFTTLVNAFGVRLMAMINSAGVFIELIAAVLIAILLAANATRGPQVFFSTHGYGAGETGGYLGAFLVASLASGYVMYGFDTASSLGEETVQPRRTAPRAILRALLASFVIGGAILVFGVMAAPDLSDPNIGANGGGLQYIVKQVMWGPLGTIFLCCIVVAVTVCALAVHTAAIRLAFAMARDNALPFGEKLARVHSRTQTPVVPAVLIGVLSALILVINIGQPKIFTVLTSIAIIMIYLAYLMVTGPMLRERLQGRWPPRELAAGGYFTMGRWGLPVNIVAVVWGVGMALNLAWPRTAVYGTPWYDTWGAFVYIGLILGVGLLWYLLRGRRNIGTLASHVAADTEVKNDV